In Bubalus kerabau isolate K-KA32 ecotype Philippines breed swamp buffalo chromosome 4, PCC_UOA_SB_1v2, whole genome shotgun sequence, one DNA window encodes the following:
- the TMEM38B gene encoding trimeric intracellular cation channel type B isoform X3: MSANLEDSAVATGLEKVSFHSNPKERLQQYVNRELPDVQAGFRKDRGARDQIANIHWIIEKAREFQKNIYFCFIDYAKAFDCVDHNKLWKILKEMGIPDHLTCFLRNLYAGQEATVRTGHGTTDWFQKGKGVHQGCILSPCLFNVYAEYIMRNAGLEEAQAGIKIAGRNLNNLRYADDTTLMAESEEELKNLLMKVKEESEKVGLKLNIQKTKIMASGPITSWEIDGETVQTVSDFIFLGSKMTAEGDCSHEIKRHLLLGRKVMTNLDSMLKSRDITLSTKVRLIKAMVFPVALYGRESWTIKKAEHCRIDAFEL; this comes from the exons atgtcagcaaatttggaagactcagcagtggccacaggactggaaaaagtcagttttcattccaatcccaaagaaag gcttcagcaatacgtgaaccgtgaacttccagatgttcaagctggttttagaaaagacagaggagccagagatcaaattgccaacatccactggatcattgaaaaagcaagagagttccagaaaaacatctatttctgctttattgactatgccaaagcctttgactgtgtggatcacaataaactgtggaaaattctgaaagagatgggaataccagaccacctgacctgcttcttgagaaacctgtatgcaggtcaggaagcaacagttagaactggacatggaacaacagactggttccaaaaaggaaaaggagtacatcaaggctgtatattgtcaccctgcttatttaacgtatatgcagagtacatcatgagaaacgctgggctggaagaagcacaagctggaatcaagattgctgggagaaatctcaataacctcagatatgcagatgacaccacccttatggcagaaagtgaagaggaactcaaaaacctcttgatgaaagtgaaagaggagagtgaaaaagttggcttaaagctcaacattcagaaaacgaagatcatggcatctggtcccatcacttcatgggaaatagatggggaaacagtgcaaacagtgtcagactttatttttctgggctccaaaatgactgcagaaggtgattgcagccatgaaattaaaagacacttgctccttggaaggaaagttatgaccaacctagatagcatgttgaaaagcagagacattactttgtcaacaaaggttcgtctaatcaaggctatggtttttccagtagccctctatggacgtgagagttggactataaagaaagctgagcactgcagaattgatgcttttgaactgtag
- the TMEM38B gene encoding trimeric intracellular cation channel type B isoform X1 produces the protein MKETWVHSLGCEDPLENDDAVKVLHSICQQIWKTQQWPQDWKKSVFIPIPKKGNAKEFSNYHTIAFILHASKVMLKILQARLQQYVNRELPDVQAGFRKDRGARDQIANIHWIIEKAREFQKNIYFCFIDYAKAFDCVDHNKLWKILKEMGIPDHLTCFLRNLYAGQEATVRTGHGTTDWFQKGKGVHQGCILSPCLFNVYAEYIMRNAGLEEAQAGIKIAGRNLNNLRYADDTTLMAESEEELKNLLMKVKEESEKVGLKLNIQKTKIMASGPITSWEIDGETVQTVSDFIFLGSKMTAEGDCSHEIKRHLLLGRKVMTNLDSMLKSRDITLSTKVRLIKAMVFPVALYGRESWTIKKAEHCRIDAFEL, from the coding sequence atgaaggagacctgggttcactccctgggttgtgaagatcccctggaaaacgatgatgctgtgaaagtgctgcactcaatatgtcagcaaatttggaagactcagcagtggccacaggactggaaaaagtcagttttcattccaatcccaaagaaaggtaatgccaaagaattctcaaactaccacacaattgcattcatcttacatgctagtaaagtaatgctcaaaattctgcaagccaggcttcagcaatacgtgaaccgtgaacttccagatgttcaagctggttttagaaaagacagaggagccagagatcaaattgccaacatccactggatcattgaaaaagcaagagagttccagaaaaacatctatttctgctttattgactatgccaaagcctttgactgtgtggatcacaataaactgtggaaaattctgaaagagatgggaataccagaccacctgacctgcttcttgagaaacctgtatgcaggtcaggaagcaacagttagaactggacatggaacaacagactggttccaaaaaggaaaaggagtacatcaaggctgtatattgtcaccctgcttatttaacgtatatgcagagtacatcatgagaaacgctgggctggaagaagcacaagctggaatcaagattgctgggagaaatctcaataacctcagatatgcagatgacaccacccttatggcagaaagtgaagaggaactcaaaaacctcttgatgaaagtgaaagaggagagtgaaaaagttggcttaaagctcaacattcagaaaacgaagatcatggcatctggtcccatcacttcatgggaaatagatggggaaacagtgcaaacagtgtcagactttatttttctgggctccaaaatgactgcagaaggtgattgcagccatgaaattaaaagacacttgctccttggaaggaaagttatgaccaacctagatagcatgttgaaaagcagagacattactttgtcaacaaaggttcgtctaatcaaggctatggtttttccagtagccctctatggacgtgagagttggactataaagaaagctgagcactgcagaattgatgcttttgaactgtag